A section of the Burkholderia mallei ATCC 23344 genome encodes:
- a CDS encoding type IV pili methyl-accepting chemotaxis transducer N-terminal domain-containing protein → MAPALPDSPAPWRHRLSTRIVALSAIAWALVLAMVGGTLWLSWQLEGAGAAINDAGSLRMRATRTYVELSGVGTEPRRQLAVELDAIDGTLARLRRGDPSRPLFLPNTTVIQHQLDIVTDRWNAVLRPLAAGALTNAPRADAAAAYLVALPGFVDEADLLVREIESDNARKTTWLRLSQIGLGLLACSGTVAVIYLLFLWIILPVMQLRDGLKRMAAREFAVRLPVQTRDEFGDLAHGFNRMASELQEVYAGLEERVQQKTAQLAAQNRELSALYEITAFLNRPQAVDEMCAGFLSRAIAQFDADAGSIRVTDPTGEKLHLVIAEGLSTELTELERCMPVDDCFCGTVTRADTAVLHDLRGSAARAPTPCSREGFAAVAVFKVMTQDAVLGSFSLHYRDPSRLPDAERRVLETLGRHLGIALDHVRLSASARQLAVAEERNLVAQGLHDSIAQSLNFVNLQTQMLADAIAHDNLADAREIVPMLKHGVEQGYADVRELLLNFRTRLTQGELKAAIEETIARFEKQTRIACALNYRETGGAPLPPDEQLQVLFILQEALSNVRKHAHARHVAVDVENGAAFRLSVADDGCGYDPAALAARADTHVGLTIMRERAARLRATLTLTGAPQRGARVELVLPADA, encoded by the coding sequence ATGGCTCCCGCCCTCCCCGACTCCCCCGCTCCGTGGCGGCACCGCCTGTCGACGCGGATCGTCGCGCTGTCCGCGATCGCGTGGGCGCTCGTGCTCGCGATGGTGGGCGGCACGCTGTGGCTGTCCTGGCAGCTCGAGGGCGCGGGCGCGGCGATCAACGACGCCGGCAGCCTGCGCATGCGCGCGACGCGCACCTACGTCGAGCTGTCGGGCGTGGGCACCGAGCCGCGCCGCCAGCTCGCGGTCGAGCTCGACGCGATCGACGGCACGCTCGCGCGGCTGCGCCGCGGCGATCCGTCGCGCCCCCTCTTTCTGCCGAACACCACTGTCATCCAGCATCAGCTCGACATCGTCACCGATCGCTGGAACGCCGTGCTGCGCCCGCTCGCCGCCGGCGCGCTGACGAACGCGCCGCGCGCTGACGCGGCCGCCGCCTACCTCGTCGCGCTGCCCGGCTTCGTCGACGAGGCCGATCTGCTCGTGCGCGAGATCGAATCCGACAACGCGCGCAAGACGACGTGGCTGCGCCTGTCGCAGATCGGGCTCGGCCTGCTCGCGTGCTCGGGCACGGTCGCCGTCATCTACCTGCTGTTCCTGTGGATCATCCTGCCCGTGATGCAGTTGCGCGACGGCCTGAAGCGCATGGCCGCGCGCGAGTTCGCGGTGCGCCTGCCCGTGCAGACGCGCGACGAGTTCGGCGATCTCGCGCACGGCTTCAACCGGATGGCAAGCGAATTGCAGGAGGTGTACGCGGGGCTCGAGGAGCGCGTGCAGCAAAAGACCGCGCAGCTCGCCGCGCAGAACCGCGAGCTGAGCGCGCTCTACGAGATCACCGCGTTCCTGAACCGCCCGCAGGCCGTCGACGAGATGTGCGCGGGCTTCCTGTCGCGCGCGATCGCGCAGTTCGACGCCGACGCGGGCAGCATCCGCGTCACCGATCCGACGGGCGAAAAGCTGCATCTCGTGATTGCGGAGGGCCTGTCGACAGAGCTCACCGAGCTCGAACGCTGCATGCCCGTCGACGATTGCTTCTGCGGCACCGTGACGCGCGCGGACACGGCCGTGCTGCACGACCTGCGCGGCAGCGCCGCGCGCGCGCCGACGCCGTGCTCGCGCGAGGGCTTCGCGGCCGTCGCGGTGTTCAAGGTGATGACCCAGGACGCGGTGCTCGGCTCGTTCTCGCTGCACTATCGCGACCCGTCGCGGCTGCCCGACGCCGAGCGGCGCGTGCTCGAGACGCTCGGCCGCCATCTCGGGATCGCGCTCGATCACGTGCGGCTGTCCGCGAGCGCGCGGCAGCTCGCGGTCGCCGAAGAGCGCAATCTCGTCGCGCAGGGCCTGCACGACAGCATCGCGCAAAGCCTCAATTTCGTGAACCTGCAGACGCAGATGCTCGCCGACGCGATCGCGCACGACAATCTCGCCGATGCGCGCGAGATCGTGCCGATGCTCAAGCACGGCGTCGAGCAGGGCTACGCGGACGTGCGCGAGCTGCTGCTCAACTTCCGCACGCGCTTGACGCAGGGCGAACTGAAAGCGGCGATCGAGGAAACGATCGCGCGCTTCGAGAAGCAGACGCGCATCGCGTGCGCGCTGAACTATCGCGAGACGGGCGGCGCGCCGCTGCCGCCCGACGAGCAGTTGCAGGTGCTGTTCATCCTGCAGGAAGCGCTGTCGAACGTGCGCAAGCATGCGCACGCGCGGCATGTCGCGGTCGATGTCGAGAACGGCGCCGCGTTCCGGCTGTCCGTCGCCGACGACGGCTGCGGCTACGATCCGGCCGCGCTCGCCGCGCGCGCGGACACGCATGTCGGGCTCACGATCATGCGCGAGCGCGCCGCCCGCCTGCGCGCGACGCTCACGTTGACGGGCGCGCCGCAGCGCGGCGCGCGCGTCGAGCTGGTGCTGCCGGCCGACGCGTGA
- a CDS encoding response regulator, protein MTIRVLLIDDHTLFRSGVKLLLQRQPDFEVVDEASDGVEGVKRAKQHQPDVILLDLNMPGLSGLETLQLLVQDVPSAHVVILTVSEDAEELTTALRDGACGFLVKNIDAETLVAGIRKAAAGEPVIAESMTAKWIASLRAPVPAARPAPAAALAPAAHASVDPDQLTPREHDIVRALARGASNKEIAREFDVAESTVKIHVQNVLKKLNLSSRVQIAVYAVERGLTAPHPAEA, encoded by the coding sequence ATGACCATACGGGTACTGTTGATCGACGACCACACGCTCTTTCGCAGCGGCGTCAAGCTGCTGCTGCAGCGCCAGCCGGATTTCGAAGTCGTCGACGAAGCGTCCGACGGCGTCGAGGGCGTGAAGCGCGCGAAGCAGCATCAGCCGGACGTGATCCTGCTCGATCTGAACATGCCGGGGCTATCGGGGCTCGAGACGCTGCAACTGCTCGTGCAGGACGTGCCGTCCGCGCACGTCGTGATCCTCACGGTGTCGGAAGACGCGGAAGAGCTGACGACCGCGCTGCGCGACGGCGCGTGCGGCTTCCTCGTGAAGAACATCGACGCGGAGACGCTCGTCGCGGGCATCCGCAAGGCTGCCGCGGGCGAGCCCGTGATCGCCGAGAGCATGACCGCGAAGTGGATCGCGAGCCTGCGCGCGCCGGTGCCCGCCGCGCGGCCCGCGCCGGCCGCCGCGCTCGCGCCGGCCGCGCACGCGTCGGTCGATCCCGACCAGTTGACGCCGCGCGAGCACGACATCGTGCGCGCGCTCGCGCGCGGCGCGAGCAACAAGGAGATCGCGCGCGAGTTCGACGTCGCCGAAAGCACGGTGAAGATCCACGTGCAGAACGTCCTGAAGAAGCTGAACCTGTCGAGCCGCGTGCAGATCGCCGTGTATGCGGTCGAGCGCGGGCTCACCGCGCCGCATCCGGCCGAGGCGTAA
- the xth gene encoding exodeoxyribonuclease III, producing MRIATWNVNSLNVRKQHVLDWLAQSDVDVLCLQELKIPDEKFPREALEAAGYRSWFAGQKTYNGVAILARASLPFDETDIVRNIPGFEDAQQRLIAATIDGVRIVSAYFPNGQALDSDKFVYKMQWLDALQAWLKDELQRYPKLALLGDYNIAPEDRDVHDPAKWEGQNLVSPQERAHFAQLVALGFVDAFRRFEQPEKTFTWWDYRMLAFRRNAGLRIDHILLSPALAETCTSCTVDRVPRTWEQPSDHTPVVAQLG from the coding sequence ATGAGAATTGCCACCTGGAACGTCAACTCCCTGAACGTGCGCAAGCAGCACGTGCTCGACTGGCTCGCGCAGAGCGACGTCGACGTGCTGTGCCTTCAGGAGCTCAAGATCCCCGACGAGAAGTTTCCGCGCGAAGCGCTCGAAGCGGCCGGCTACCGCAGTTGGTTCGCGGGCCAGAAAACCTACAACGGCGTCGCGATCCTCGCGCGCGCGAGCCTGCCGTTCGACGAGACGGATATCGTTCGCAACATCCCCGGCTTCGAGGACGCGCAGCAGCGCCTGATCGCCGCGACGATCGACGGCGTGCGGATCGTGTCCGCGTACTTCCCGAACGGCCAGGCGCTCGACTCGGACAAGTTCGTCTACAAGATGCAATGGCTCGACGCGCTGCAGGCATGGCTGAAGGACGAGCTGCAACGCTACCCGAAGCTCGCGCTGCTCGGCGACTACAACATCGCGCCCGAAGATCGCGACGTGCACGATCCGGCGAAATGGGAAGGCCAGAATCTGGTGTCGCCGCAGGAGCGCGCGCATTTCGCGCAGCTCGTCGCGCTCGGCTTCGTCGACGCGTTCCGACGCTTCGAGCAACCCGAGAAGACCTTCACGTGGTGGGATTACCGGATGCTCGCGTTCCGCCGCAACGCCGGGCTGCGGATCGATCACATCCTGCTGTCGCCGGCGCTCGCCGAAACCTGCACGAGCTGCACCGTCGACCGCGTGCCGCGCACGTGGGAGCAGCCGTCCGACCACACGCCCGTCGTCGCGCAGCTCGGCTGA
- a CDS encoding IS1182-like element ISBma2 family transposase yields the protein MLKTPMPTQHELEMVTLEELVPKDHLLRQIDAAVDFEFIRAKVAHLYCADNGRPALDPVVMFKLLFIGYLFGVRSERQLMREVQVNVAYRWFARFRLTDKVPDASTFSQNRRRRFTDTTVYQEIFDEIVRQAIKRGLVDGRVLYTDSTHLKANANKGKFDVVKLEQTPAAYTEALNAAVDADRAAHGRKPLDRDDDEPPSSKDTKLSRTDPDSGYMVRDDKPKGFFYLDHRTVDAKHAIITDTHVTPASVHDSQPYLDRLDRQRERFEFKVEAVGLDAGYFTPAVCQGLEERGIAGVMGYRTPNHKPGMFYKRQFKYDAYRNEYVCPQGQALPYSTTNRLGYREYKSNAQICGRCPVRSQCTNSAIAVKVVTRHVWERAKERVDARRLTEWGQRIYARRKQTVERSFADAKQLHGHRYARMRGLRKVAEQCLLAAAAQNIKKIAMLLARKRKKGPAGPDWRFVRMLLRLVSGLRCSFDYPLAANPQS from the coding sequence ATGCTGAAGACGCCCATGCCCACGCAGCACGAACTCGAGATGGTGACGCTCGAGGAACTCGTGCCGAAGGACCACCTGCTGCGCCAGATCGATGCGGCGGTGGATTTCGAGTTCATCCGCGCGAAGGTGGCGCATCTGTATTGCGCGGACAACGGGCGGCCGGCGCTCGATCCCGTGGTGATGTTCAAGCTGTTGTTCATCGGCTACCTGTTCGGGGTGCGCAGCGAGCGGCAACTGATGCGTGAGGTCCAGGTCAACGTCGCCTATCGCTGGTTCGCCCGGTTCCGGCTGACCGACAAGGTGCCGGATGCGTCAACGTTCTCGCAGAATCGCCGCCGACGCTTCACGGACACGACGGTGTATCAGGAGATCTTCGACGAGATCGTGCGGCAGGCGATCAAGCGCGGGCTGGTCGACGGTCGGGTGCTGTACACGGACAGCACGCACCTGAAGGCGAACGCGAACAAAGGCAAGTTCGATGTGGTGAAGCTGGAGCAGACGCCGGCCGCCTACACGGAGGCATTGAACGCGGCAGTGGATGCGGACCGGGCCGCGCATGGCAGGAAGCCGCTGGATCGCGACGACGATGAGCCGCCGTCTAGCAAGGACACCAAGCTCAGCCGGACCGATCCGGACAGCGGCTACATGGTGCGGGACGACAAGCCGAAGGGGTTCTTCTATCTGGACCACCGCACGGTGGATGCCAAGCACGCGATCATCACCGATACGCATGTGACGCCGGCCTCGGTGCATGACAGCCAGCCGTATCTGGATCGGCTGGATCGCCAGCGCGAGCGCTTTGAGTTCAAGGTCGAGGCGGTGGGGCTGGATGCGGGCTACTTCACGCCGGCGGTGTGCCAGGGGCTGGAGGAGCGAGGGATTGCCGGGGTGATGGGCTATCGCACGCCGAACCACAAGCCGGGCATGTTCTACAAACGGCAGTTCAAGTACGACGCGTATCGCAACGAATACGTGTGCCCGCAGGGGCAGGCCCTGCCGTACAGCACGACCAATCGGCTCGGCTATCGGGAATACAAATCCAATGCGCAGATCTGCGGGCGCTGCCCGGTACGATCGCAGTGCACGAACAGTGCGATCGCGGTGAAGGTGGTAACGCGCCACGTGTGGGAGCGCGCCAAGGAGCGGGTGGACGCACGGCGCTTGACCGAATGGGGCCAACGCATTTACGCGCGGCGCAAGCAGACGGTGGAGCGCAGCTTCGCCGATGCCAAGCAGCTGCATGGGCACCGTTATGCCCGTATGCGTGGGCTACGCAAGGTGGCCGAGCAGTGCTTGCTGGCCGCGGCGGCACAGAACATCAAGAAGATTGCGATGCTGCTGGCGCGGAAGCGGAAAAAGGGGCCAGCGGGTCCCGATTGGCGCTTCGTGCGCATGCTGCTGCGTCTGGTGAGCGGTTTGCGCTGCAGCTTCGACTACCCGCTCGCGGCGAACCCGCAATCCTGA